GATCATGCCGTCCAGCGTCTGGATGTCGCGCGACACCTTCAGGCCCGGGTTGGACTTGTCCACCGCGAACATGGAGATGCCGCCGTGCTGGCGCTTTTCCTGGTCAGTCACGGCCACGACGAAGATCACCTCGGCGGGGCCGACGCTGGAGATGAAGACCTTGGTGCCGTTGATCACCCACTTGTCGCCCCGCTTGACGGCCTTGGTCTGGATCGCATTGCCGGGGTCGGCGCCGCCCGAGGGCTCGGTCTGCGCAAACGCATACCGCAGCCGGTCCTCCAGGCAGGGATCGAGGTAGCGCGCCTTCTGCACGCCCGTGGCGTTGAAGAGGAACGGCGGCACCCGCCCCCCGAACTGCAGCGGCACGAGGCATTGGTAGCTCTCCTCGGTGACCGCCAGTTGCTGCGTCACGGTCAGCCTGGCGCCGCCCAGATGCTCGGGCAGCGTCAGGCCCCACAGGCCCACCTCCCTGGCGGCCCGGGTGCCGGGCAGCAGGTCCTGCGGGGTGATCTCGCCGCCCTGCAGCTTCCTGGCCTCCAGCGGCATCTGGTGCTTGTGCACCAGCTTGCGGGTGAGGTCGACGATGGCACGCGTGTCCTCGTCGAATTCGACCATGTAGTCGATCATGGACATGTCTCCTTGTTGTCAGTCGTAATTCAGATGCTGAGCACGTGCGCGTAGCAGACGGCGCCCACGCCCACCATGTGCGCGAGCCCGGTGCGCGCCCGGGGCTGCTGCCGCTGCCCGGCCTCGCCGCGCAGTTGCAGCGTGATTTCGGCGATCTGGCCAACGCCGGTGGGACCGATCGGGTGCCCCATGGCAATGAGCCCGCCGGATGGGCTCACCGCCACCTTGCCGCCGATGTGGAAGTCGCCCGCCTTCAGGGCCGGTATGGCCTGGCCCGGCTTGCACAGGCCCATGGCCTCGAGGTACAGCACTTCCTCGATCGCAAAGGCGTCGTGCAGCTCGACCACGTCGAGCGCCGTGGGCGCTACGCCGGCCTCCTGCAGCGCCTGCAGGCAGGTGGCCTGCGTGAGCAGTTCGTCGAACGCGGTGGCGTCCTTGTAGACGGCCTGGCTCCGGGCGGCCGACGACAGCACCCGCACCGCGCGGCCGGGATCGATGCCATGCGCCTGGATCGCGTCTTCGGACATCAGCACCACGGCCGCCGCGCCTTCGCCGACCGGCGTGCATTGCAGCACCGTGAGGTCGCCCGACACCTTGCGCCCGCCCAGCACCTCGTCGAGCGTGCGCGGCTTCTGGCGCTGGGCGTTCGGGTTGAGCGCGCCGTTGTTGTGGTTCTTCACCGCCGCCAGCGCGATGTCGCGCATGTCGGCGCCGGAGCGATGCACGTATTTGTCTGCCAGCAGCGCAAAGTGGGTGAAGGGCGCGATGTACTCGCTGGCCAGTTGCTCGATGCCGGCCTGCGTCTCGCCGCGCACCACCGGCGCGCGCTTGTCCACGCCCAGCACCAGCGCGGTATCGGCCAGGCCGCTGGCCACTTCGATGCAGGCATTGCGGAACGCCGTGGAACCGGAGGCCGAAGCGTTTTCGACATGGGCGATGGGCAGTCCTGTCGCCCCGAGGTGGCGCAGGATGGGCCTGCCGCAGGCCATGCCCAGCAGCGCCCGGGCAACATAGGCCGTGTCCACGCCGGCGATCGGCACCCCCGCGTCTGCCAGCGCCTGGCGCGCGGCAGTCAGGCCCAGGGTTACGTACGGCGTATCCGACGGATCCTGGTAGCGGTGCCAGCCAATGCCCACGACGTACACCGGGCGCAGGTCTTTCAGTGTCCGCTTCATGCCGTCACCCCGAAGCGGAATGCCAGCACCGCGGGGTCTTGCCCGCGCTGACGCAGCACGCCATGCACGCGGCGGCCATGCCAGTCGCCCGCCGCGTGCCCCACGTCCAGCAGGGCGCGCACCACCGGGCCGGCATCGAGCCGGACTTCGGCCACCGTGAATGGCACCGCGGGCTCCGGCTGGGCATGGATGTGGACCTGGCTGCTGCCGAGCACCACGCCTTGCGCGGCCAGTTCGATATCGGCCAGTTCGGCGCTGCCGCAGCACTCGCAGCCGTAGTGCTGGGGTGGGAACGCCACTTCATTGCACGCGGTGCAGCGGACTCCCTTGAGAAAAGGGGTCTGATGGGCGTCCCAACCACAGAGGGTGGGTTTTTCGATCTGGAAGCTTGTCTCGTCTGTCGTCATGTTTTTTCCTCAACTTACTTACCATATGGTCGGTAAGTTTGTATGATTTGGCAAATAGGGTTTTCCGCAGGTCCTGCCTTTCCATCCCATCCATCTCAACAAGGAGCACCAGCATGGGCCCACTCGCAGGCGTCAAAGTGATCGAAATCAGCGGCATCGGACCCGGTCCGTTCTGCGGCATGCTGCTGGCCGACCTGGGGGCGACCGTCATCGCCGTCGAGCCGCCGGAGCGCCTGGCCGCGCCGGAACGGCCCCATGCCATCACCAGCCGCGGCAAGCAATCGGTGGTGCTGAATCTCAAGGATCCCGTCGCCGTGGAGGCCGTGTTGCGGCTGTGCGAGGACGCCGACCTGCTGATCGAGGGCATGCGTCCCGGCGTGATGGAGCGCCTGGGCCTCGGACCAGAGGTGTGTCTGCAGCGCCGGCCCGCGCTGGTGTACGGCCGCATGACGGGCTGGGGCCAGCATGGCCCGTGGGCGCCGCGCGCCGGCCACGACAGCAACTACACCGCCCTCAGCGGCGCCCTGTGGTTTGCCGGGCCGGCCGGTGAGCCGCCGGTGGCGCCGTCCACCGTACTGGGCGACGTGGCCGGCGGCGCGCTGTATCTGGCAGTGGGGCTGCTGGCCGCCCTGCAGCATGCGCGCAGCACGGGGCAAGGACAGGTCGTCGATGCCGCCATCGTCGATGGCGCGGCCCACATGCTGAACCTGATGCTGGGTGCCATCCAGCGGCGCGGCGGCAACTTCGAGCGCGGCACGCAGGCTTTTGACAGTTCGCACTGGGCGGCGCAAAGCTACCAGTGCCGGGACGGCGGCTGGATCAACTTTGCGCCGCTGGAGCCGAAGTTCTATGCCGAACTGCTCGCGCGCCTGGGGCTGGACGGCGACGCGCGCTTTGTCCGCGGCCAGAACGACCCCGGCCTGTGGCCCGAGCTCAGGCAAGCCATGGCCGCACTGATGCGCTCGCGCACCCGCGCCGAATGGGAAGCCCGCCTGGGCGGCAGCGACGCCTGCTGGGCGCCCGTGCTGGCGCCGCACGAGGCCGCCCGCCACCCGCACATGGCCGCGCGCCAGAGCTATGTCGAGCGTGGCGGCGTGCTGCAGGCCGCGCCCGCGCCGCGGTTCTCGGCCACGCCGCTGGCGATGCGGGACATCGCGCCCGTCGGTACCCACACGCGTGAAATTCTGAGCACCCTGGCTCTCACGCCCGATAATCTGGAAAATTTGCTTCGTTCACAAAATACTTGAATTCGCCTGACCATGACCGCAACAACACCCCGTCCCGCCCGAACCCGACGCACCCAGGAGGAGCGGCGCGCCACGTCGGAGCTGGCCTTGATCAAAGCCGCCATGACGGTCATGCGCGCCAAGGGCGTGGGCGGCATGACGATTGCCGAGGTGGCCGAGTCCGCGGGCGTCAGCAAGGGTCTCGTCGTTCACCTGTACGGCAACAAGCAGGCCCTGCAACTGGCCGTGCTGACCGAGCTGCGCACCGAGTTCGCCAAGCGCTTCCACCAGGCGGAAGGGCACACGGTCGGCCTCGAGCGCCTGCGCAGCTTCATACGCGCGCACTTCGGCAGCCTCAGCAAGCCGGACTCCAACACCCAGGTGTTCTCGGCGCTGTTGTCGGAGGCCATCTTTCAGGATCAGGAGTTCGCCGCGGACGTCGCGAGCATGAACGACGCCACGATCGCTTTCGTGCGCGAGTGCCTGGAGGCAGAACAGTCCCGGGGCACCCGCTTCATCGAGTCCGACCTGGACAGCCTGGCCACCTTCATTGTCGCCAACATGCGCGGCATCGCGCAGGTCTTTTCCATCAACGCCACTGCCAGGAGCAAGACCCTTGATACGAAAAAGCTGATGCACCTGTGCGAGGCGATGGTGGACCGCATGGTGGTTTCCGCTTGATGGTGAACTGGCGGCTCCGGCGGCAACCCCGCCAGGCCGATCAGGAAGCGATTCGCCGACGAGGAAATCGCCTTGCTTCCGGAAACGCAATGGTGGGATTGGCCGGACAAGAATTGGAGAGGCCGTGTCTTTGCCGTGCTCATCCAACATTGGCGGCCTCTGGCGGCCGGCGGGCTGGCTGCCATTGGGGTTTGCTCACGCGAGCGACTTGTCGGAGACCCGTGACCTGGAGGTCGGCATCGCACAGGGCCGCTTCGTCGTGCCGCACGTCGAGGTCGCGCGCGACCTGGCGCTCGGTGCGCTCGTCTACGGCATCGGCACCATGCTGCGTCCCGGTGCGCCGGCAGACTATCCGGAGCAGGTCATCCTGGCTGTGCTGCGCGCGCTCGGCCTCAACGAGGCCGAGGCGGCCGCGCTCGCCACGGCGCCGCTGCCGCAGACCCATGCGCCGCAGGGCGTGATCTTCGAGCGGATCGGGGCCAATCCGCAGCCTGACTGATGACGCCCGTCGCGATGGATCAGCTTCCGAATCGCTTGAATGGGGATCACACTACTGCCTTCGATCAGGGCGCGGCATGATGCACTGCAGTGAAAGACACCCTGATCGTCACGAATAACCAGAAAGGAGAGTGAAGTGATTACTAGCGCACGCAATCAATTCTCGGGCGAAGTCGCGGAGGCGAAGCACGGCGCCGTCAACGACGAAGTCACGCTGCGCCTGGCCGGCGGGCAGGAAATCGTTGCCACGGTGACCAGCGAAAGCGCCAGGCGCCTCGGGCTTGCATCAGGCAAGAAGGCTGTTGCCATGGTCAAGGCCAGCTCGGTGATCGTCATGGTAGACGTCGATGTCAGCAAGGTATCGGCGCGCAACGCGATCAGTGGCAAGGTCACCAACGTCACCAAGGGGGCAGTCAACACGGACGTGACCGTGACCGACGATACGGGTCTGGCGATCTCCGCCATCATCACCAATAGCAGCGCTGAGCGGCTCGGGCTGGTCGTCGGCAAGCCTGCAGCCGCCATCTTCAAGGCGTCGAGCGTGATCGTGGCGGTAGATGGCTGACCGGGTGTAACAGGCGTCAGGCCAGCAGCTTCAGCAATGCCTTGATTTCGGCGGAGCAGGCGGCTGAGGCCTGCGCTTCGATGGCGCGATAGAGCCGGATGACGTCTTCGCCTTCCGGCGTCAGCGTACTGCCGCCGCGGTGCTCGCCGCCGTGTTCGGACAGCACGGCGGGCCGCCGCATCGACTGGTTGATTTCCTGCAGCAGCAGCCAGGCGCGCCGGTACGACATGTCGAGGCTGCGTGCCGCGGCCGAAATCGAACCATGCTCGCGGATGGCCTCGAGCAGGTCCACCTTGCCAGGACCGACGGCGACCACGTCGGCCACCGTCACGCGCATCCGGAACCGGACCTTGGGCTTGCCGACAACGGTACGGGAGCGGGGCAATGGACGTTTAACCATCGCGCAAGTGTACTGCAATGCCCGGGTTCCACGGCGTCCGGGTGTGATGACGGCGCCGGGTTCCAGGCATGTTTGGTCGCACGATCGAGCGTTTGACCGCCGTTATATACGACGCTATATTTCGCTCATGAATTGTTCCCTTCTCCTGCTCGATGCCTTTGCCGCGCACCCCGGCGACCCGGTGTCGCGTGCGCTGTCGGGTGTGCTGGAAAGCGCCGGCGCCGGTTGCCTGCCACGTTTCGCCCAGTGGCTGGGGTTGCCGCCGGACGAATTCCGGCAGATGCTGGACACCTGTTTCCCCGGTGCGGCAGCAGCAGGCTGGGCACCTGACGTCCCAGCCGCGGACCCAGGCGCCTTGCCTTGCGAATTTGGCGATCTGGTGGAGATGCTCTGGAGCGGGCGGTCTGCCGGCCACGATAGCCAACTGGTGCGTTGGGCAGCGCACGCCCTCGCCTGCGGATGCTTCGGCCGGACGCACCTGTGGCAGGACATGGGATTGTCAGGGCGCGAGGATGTATCGGGCCTGCTGCGCGCGATGTTCGAGCCGGTGTTCCTTGCCAACACCACGGACATGAAATGGAAGAAGTTCTTCTATCACCGAGTTTGTGAGCGGTTGGACCTGCATCCCTGCCCGGAGCCTTCCTGCAGTGGCTGCGACCAGTTCGCCAACTGTCATGGACCGGAGCCGGGGCTGGACCAGGCGCAGGCGGTGCCCATATTGCCCTCGGCAAAGCGGCCATGAGAGGAACAATCCCGGATATGCGATGAACTCCCCCAGGCCGGCGAGCAAGATGGTGCCGGCCCGGGTTCCCCGTGTGCCCTGAGTCGCTTCGGGCCCCGACGCGGAAGAGATTTCCATCGGCTTCAGGCCTTATACCGCGCGGCCTCCTCCGATCCCTTGGTGGCATTGCCCGCGCTGTACGAGTGCGCGCCATGCCGTGATGTGGTCGGCAGGGGCGGGCTGGGGGAACCAGACGTCATCGGCTACGGGATGGACTCCGGCGATTAGCGCAAGGCTGTCTGCCAGTCGCGAACGGCAATCCGGTTGACCGCGATGGCCTGCCTGGGACCCAGGCGCCGATCCTGCAGCGAAATCAACTGCAGGCCTCCCGCCGTGGCAGGTAGCAGGTCCCCGTCTTGCTCCACCAACAGCATCGCGCCGTTGCCGATATCCGAGTTATACAACTCATGCCAACTGAACAGGCACGCGTAGCCGTCGCCGGCCATGACGGCAATGACCAGTCGCTTGCACTGGGAGCGCGGCAATGATTGCATGCCCGCCGCGTCAAGCAAGTCGGTCAACAGGACGCCGCGCAGATGACTGACTGTCCGGATATGGCGGCCGGAGAAGCATTCGATGGTGACGGGTCCCCTATGCGTTCCCGCCAGGTCCAGCAGGTCTTCCCGTTCGTACCGGCGCCCATGCGGCAGGATGCCATCTATTGAAAGACTGTCGGAATAGTGGTGGATGGCCTGGCTTGTCGAATCAGCTCGCATATCGCCGTTTCCTCTGGATTGGCACTGCGTGCCGCGGCACCAGTGCCCGAGCCACATCGACGACAACGCCGCGCCGCCGTGCGCGAAACACTGCGCTCGGTGAGCAGCATGTGTAAAACGCGGACCAGATGCGAATCGACCAACTCCCTTGGCATGCCATTGTTCCCGAAGCCCTCTACGTCCCGAACCGTTATATACATTGTGACATAGCGGACGGCGAATGGTCATGTTCGGAATGACATGAAGGTTATCGGTAACGGGTTGGGGATTTCCCAGGGAGCGTCATGCCCGGCCGCCACAGGTCATCCGCCGTACCCCAGCCTGGAACACGATTGCGTCGCAAGGTGTCTCTTGAACCAGCCCACCGTGAGCGTTGCGACGTCTTCCAGCGCCTTGCGGTCTTCGAATCCGCGGCCATTGGTTGGGATGATCCTCAACTGCCGCGGGCAATGCATCTGCTCAAACGCAAGATTGTTGATCTGTATGCTCTTTGGATCGCCGCTTGCACTGATCAGCAAGGCAGGGATCTCGAGGCGCTGCAGGCTGGCGGTACCTGCGAGGTCCAGCCGCCCCGCAACACAGGCCACCGCGCGAAGTTCTGCGGCGCTGCACGCGGCCGAGCGCAAGACCGCCGCTGCGGCGGTGCCGGTACTAAGCAAGCCGACAGGCAGGTCTGCGCAGGGCGTTCCCGCGTGCAGGAAGCTCAGCGTCTGGTTTAACCTTGCCACCAATTCATCGACATCCGACTCGGGCGCGTCGTCGAAGCGGCGGTCGGGCTGCAGGTCCACAAGCACGGTAGCGAATCCATTCGCGCGCAGCTTGCGTGCCAGGTAATGACTGCGGGCATCGCGGCGTTGCGCGCCACCGGCATGAACCATCACCGCGACCCCGATGGGGTTCGGGGCGGTTTCGAACATTGCCCGCAGGCAAGTCGTCTGGTACGGAATGAGCATCGCCCTGCTGATTGCCGGCACGCGCGTGTCCGCACCTGGCCGGGCATGGCCCGGGGGTTGCGCCGGCTGCATCGCCGTCACCTGTCGGACAAAATCGTCGGTGACCAGGCTGAACTCGTGATAGAAATGCGCAAGGTTTTCGATGCAATCCGGGGTATCCAGGCAGATGACTTCATCCGCCAGCGCGCGGATCCTGTCCAGTCCCGCCCTTGCGGCGATCGGAAGCGCGCAGACGAGCCGGGCGGGCCGCCGCTTGCGCAGGCTGGAGAGGGCCGCATACATCGTCGCGCCGCTCACCAGGCCGTCATCCACGACAATCACCACCCGACCGCCCGGATCCGCCTGCTTGCGAACCGGCTTGTAAACCGCGCGTTGCCTGCGAAGCTGGTCGAACTGGGCGTCACGTTGGCTGTCGGCGTCGCCATGCGCGTTCGCTTCGCCCGTGCACCAGGTCATGCCTGAGTCGTCCAGTGCCACCCCCGGGACGATGCGGCGCGCCATCACAAGGTCGAATTCGGCGTCCAGCGCGTCGGCGACGACGCGCCCGACTGGCACCCCACCGCGAGGGATCGCCAGGACCAGGGCGCCGGTTCCCCGATATGCACGCAGAGCCCGCGCCAGTTCCGTTCCGGCATGTTCACGGGTCTGAAAACGTGTTTGATAAGGGCGCATTGGGAACGGAAGAGAATCAATGATCAATCTGTAGGACCGCGGCACCGGAAATGCGGCCGTCACGCAGATCGGCTAACGCTGCATTGGCCTGCTCCAGCGGATAGGCGGTGGTGTGTGTATGCAGCAAGGTGCGGGCGGCGACTTCCATCAGCGCGATCCCGTCGGCGCGCGTCAGGTTGGCGACGGAACACAGGCGTCTTTCTTCCCAAAGCAGCTCGTAAGGCATGCTTGGAATATCGCTCATGTGAATGCCGCCGCAGACAACGGTGCCCCCCTTGTCCACGGCGCGCAGCGCTTTGGGCACCAGTGCGCCCACCGGTGCGAAAATCAGCGCGGCGTCCAGGAGCGCGGGAGGCTGGTGATCGCTTGAGCCGGCCCAGCAGGCTCCGGTCTGGTATGCCAGCTGCTGGGCGCCGGTGTCGCCCGCGCGGGTGAACGCGAAGACCTCCCGGCCTTGTGCCACGGCAATCTGCGACACCAGGTGGGCGGCTGCGCCAAAGCCGTAGATGCCAAGGCGACGTGCATCGGCGGCAGGACCCGCCATGCGCAGCGTCCGGTAGCCGATCAGGCCGGCACAGAGCAGCGGGGCAGCGTGCTCGTCATCGTAGGCAGGCGGAATCCCGAAGCAATACTTGCTGTCTGCGACAACATACTCGGCGTAGCCGCCATCGCGCGTATAGCCCGTAAAGAGCGGTGCATCGCAGAGGTTTTCGTGATGACGCAGGCAGTAGCGACAGTGGCCGCAGGTATGGCCAAGCCATGGCACACCCACGCGGTCGCCCGGCCTGAAGGCGGTGACACCCGCTCCGCAGGCATCCACCCGTCCAACGATCTCGTGTCCGGGGATGAGCGCCGGCTTGGGATGGCGCAGGTCGCCATCGACGATATGCAGGTCGGTCCGGCATACGCCGCAAGCAGCAACAGCGATGCGTACCTCGCCGGGCCCGGGCTCGGGTACTGGCACGCGCACCAGTGCCAGGGGCTGCCCCGCGCCCGCATATTGCATGGCTCGCATGGTCTCTGGCATGGCGAGGTCCTTCTCGGCGCCCGGGCGTGGATCAGCCTTCGATCTCGCTGCGGACCAGCAGCAGGGGCTTGCTGGTCTGGGACAGAACGCCTTCCGCTACGCTGCCCATCAGCAGGCGCCTGACGCCGCGCCGCCCATGCGTGCCCATGACAATCATGTCGGCATTCCATTTGTCGGCTTCGACGGCGATGGTCGTGGAGATCCGGCCCGGAGCCACCGGCTTCTCGTCCAGTTGCGCATGGCATCGGATTCCCGCCTGGCTGAGGCGTGCCGTCGCAGCGTCCAGCGCCTTGCCGCCGTACGAGATTTGCTGGTTCGCCACTTCGCGGGGATCGAAATAGCCCGCCTCAAAGTACACATCGCTGTCATCGACCACAAATAACGCCTTGACTTCGGCGCCGGTTGCCGCGGCGATGGCGATGGCCTGGCTGAGCGCCAGGTCGGAGGAGTGGCTGCCGTCCACGGCGAGCAGGATGCGCTGGTACATGCGATGCTCCTGTGAGGGGGGACTGCATAGTCCCGTCTGGATTCGATGCGTTCAGCCTAGACGGCGGCGTTGGATGGAGCTTGATATTGGTCAAACCAAGGTGTGGCCGCAGCATCGCGGGCAGGCTGGTGCCGTGCCCATGCGCTTGCCAGTTCCCATTCCCGGACGGCTGCGCCCTCGGTCGGCGCCGCCTGCTGCACCTGTCGTCCAGCGCCGCTGGACACGTCATCGACAGTGCTGGCGATCCTTGATCCGGATCAAGCGTCCAGGGATGCTGTTTCCTAGACTTGCGGTAATGGCCAGCGTCCCCGTGCCGTCATCGGCTGCCTCGCTCTGGCGTCAAAGGAAACCGCCATGCAACTGCAATTTCTCGGCGCGACCGATACGGTCACCGGCTCAAAGTACCTGCTCGATACCGGCCGGCGCCGGATACTGGTCGATTGCGGCCTGTTCCAGGGATACAAGAACCTGCGCCTGCGCAACTGGGACCCACTGCCGCTGGATCCGGCCAACCTCGACGCCGTGGTGCTGACCCATGCCCACATCGACCACAGCGGCTATTTGCCGCTGTTGGTGCGAAACGGCTTTCGGGGGAGCGTGTATTGCACGATGGGCACCGCGCAGCTGTGCTGCATCCTGCTGCCGGACTGCGCTCACCTTGCCGAGGAGGACGCTGCCTATGCGAATCGCAAGGGATTTTCCCGCCACCGGCCCGCCTTGCCACTCTACACGGGCGCCGACGCTGAACGGTCGCTGCGCCGGCTTCAGCCGACACAGTTCGGCAAGCGCTTCCAGGTCGTTCCCGGCGTCGAGGCCGAATTCACCCGGGCCGGACATATCATCGGTTCGGCGATTGTCACCTTGTATGCCGGGGGCAAGCGCATCGTCTTCTCGGGGGATCTGGGGCGGCAGCAGGACATTGTCATGCGCGCGCCGGAAATGGTGCGGCAGGCGGATTACCTGCTGGTGGAGTCAACCTACGGTGACCGGCGTCATCCG
This genomic interval from Cupriavidus oxalaticus contains the following:
- a CDS encoding universal stress protein; the protein is MYQRILLAVDGSHSSDLALSQAIAIAAATGAEVKALFVVDDSDVYFEAGYFDPREVANQQISYGGKALDAATARLSQAGIRCHAQLDEKPVAPGRISTTIAVEADKWNADMIVMGTHGRRGVRRLLMGSVAEGVLSQTSKPLLLVRSEIEG
- a CDS encoding zinc-dependent alcohol dehydrogenase family protein produces the protein MPETMRAMQYAGAGQPLALVRVPVPEPGPGEVRIAVAACGVCRTDLHIVDGDLRHPKPALIPGHEIVGRVDACGAGVTAFRPGDRVGVPWLGHTCGHCRYCLRHHENLCDAPLFTGYTRDGGYAEYVVADSKYCFGIPPAYDDEHAAPLLCAGLIGYRTLRMAGPAADARRLGIYGFGAAAHLVSQIAVAQGREVFAFTRAGDTGAQQLAYQTGACWAGSSDHQPPALLDAALIFAPVGALVPKALRAVDKGGTVVCGGIHMSDIPSMPYELLWEERRLCSVANLTRADGIALMEVAARTLLHTHTTAYPLEQANAALADLRDGRISGAAVLQIDH
- a CDS encoding TetR/AcrR family transcriptional regulator; translated protein: MTATTPRPARTRRTQEERRATSELALIKAAMTVMRAKGVGGMTIAEVAESAGVSKGLVVHLYGNKQALQLAVLTELRTEFAKRFHQAEGHTVGLERLRSFIRAHFGSLSKPDSNTQVFSALLSEAIFQDQEFAADVASMNDATIAFVRECLEAEQSRGTRFIESDLDSLATFIVANMRGIAQVFSINATARSKTLDTKKLMHLCEAMVDRMVVSA
- a CDS encoding thiolase family protein — translated: MKRTLKDLRPVYVVGIGWHRYQDPSDTPYVTLGLTAARQALADAGVPIAGVDTAYVARALLGMACGRPILRHLGATGLPIAHVENASASGSTAFRNACIEVASGLADTALVLGVDKRAPVVRGETQAGIEQLASEYIAPFTHFALLADKYVHRSGADMRDIALAAVKNHNNGALNPNAQRQKPRTLDEVLGGRKVSGDLTVLQCTPVGEGAAAVVLMSEDAIQAHGIDPGRAVRVLSSAARSQAVYKDATAFDELLTQATCLQALQEAGVAPTALDVVELHDAFAIEEVLYLEAMGLCKPGQAIPALKAGDFHIGGKVAVSPSGGLIAMGHPIGPTGVGQIAEITLQLRGEAGQRQQPRARTGLAHMVGVGAVCYAHVLSI
- a CDS encoding phosphoribosyltransferase family protein, which translates into the protein MTAAFPVPRSYRLIIDSLPFPMRPYQTRFQTREHAGTELARALRAYRGTGALVLAIPRGGVPVGRVVADALDAEFDLVMARRIVPGVALDDSGMTWCTGEANAHGDADSQRDAQFDQLRRQRAVYKPVRKQADPGGRVVIVVDDGLVSGATMYAALSSLRKRRPARLVCALPIAARAGLDRIRALADEVICLDTPDCIENLAHFYHEFSLVTDDFVRQVTAMQPAQPPGHARPGADTRVPAISRAMLIPYQTTCLRAMFETAPNPIGVAVMVHAGGAQRRDARSHYLARKLRANGFATVLVDLQPDRRFDDAPESDVDELVARLNQTLSFLHAGTPCADLPVGLLSTGTAAAAVLRSAACSAAELRAVACVAGRLDLAGTASLQRLEIPALLISASGDPKSIQINNLAFEQMHCPRQLRIIPTNGRGFEDRKALEDVATLTVGWFKRHLATQSCSRLGYGG
- a CDS encoding Zn-ribbon domain-containing OB-fold protein → MTTDETSFQIEKPTLCGWDAHQTPFLKGVRCTACNEVAFPPQHYGCECCGSAELADIELAAQGVVLGSSQVHIHAQPEPAVPFTVAEVRLDAGPVVRALLDVGHAAGDWHGRRVHGVLRQRGQDPAVLAFRFGVTA
- a CDS encoding nitrogen fixation protein NifQ, producing MNCSLLLLDAFAAHPGDPVSRALSGVLESAGAGCLPRFAQWLGLPPDEFRQMLDTCFPGAAAAGWAPDVPAADPGALPCEFGDLVEMLWSGRSAGHDSQLVRWAAHALACGCFGRTHLWQDMGLSGREDVSGLLRAMFEPVFLANTTDMKWKKFFYHRVCERLDLHPCPEPSCSGCDQFANCHGPEPGLDQAQAVPILPSAKRP
- a CDS encoding TOBE domain-containing protein; this translates as MITSARNQFSGEVAEAKHGAVNDEVTLRLAGGQEIVATVTSESARRLGLASGKKAVAMVKASSVIVMVDVDVSKVSARNAISGKVTNVTKGAVNTDVTVTDDTGLAISAIITNSSAERLGLVVGKPAAAIFKASSVIVAVDG
- a CDS encoding CaiB/BaiF CoA transferase family protein translates to MGPLAGVKVIEISGIGPGPFCGMLLADLGATVIAVEPPERLAAPERPHAITSRGKQSVVLNLKDPVAVEAVLRLCEDADLLIEGMRPGVMERLGLGPEVCLQRRPALVYGRMTGWGQHGPWAPRAGHDSNYTALSGALWFAGPAGEPPVAPSTVLGDVAGGALYLAVGLLAALQHARSTGQGQVVDAAIVDGAAHMLNLMLGAIQRRGGNFERGTQAFDSSHWAAQSYQCRDGGWINFAPLEPKFYAELLARLGLDGDARFVRGQNDPGLWPELRQAMAALMRSRTRAEWEARLGGSDACWAPVLAPHEAARHPHMAARQSYVERGGVLQAAPAPRFSATPLAMRDIAPVGTHTREILSTLALTPDNLENLLRSQNT
- a CDS encoding acyl-CoA dehydrogenase family protein produces the protein MIDYMVEFDEDTRAIVDLTRKLVHKHQMPLEARKLQGGEITPQDLLPGTRAAREVGLWGLTLPEHLGGARLTVTQQLAVTEESYQCLVPLQFGGRVPPFLFNATGVQKARYLDPCLEDRLRYAFAQTEPSGGADPGNAIQTKAVKRGDKWVINGTKVFISSVGPAEVIFVVAVTDQEKRQHGGISMFAVDKSNPGLKVSRDIQTLDGMITNELIFDNCEVTEDALIGASGEGFRNAQIILSQARFGVGARALGIAMRTLDMMTEYAKQRVAFGSALSQKQAIQAMVVDSWIDINQCRLMMYAAARKADAGHDTRVEASLIKMQATEVVGRVLDRGVQVFGAAGVSLDNPIAHWYRSQRPARIYEGPTEVHKYHVLARHLFR
- a CDS encoding winged helix-turn-helix domain-containing protein — protein: MVKRPLPRSRTVVGKPKVRFRMRVTVADVVAVGPGKVDLLEAIREHGSISAAARSLDMSYRRAWLLLQEINQSMRRPAVLSEHGGEHRGGSTLTPEGEDVIRLYRAIEAQASAACSAEIKALLKLLA